A section of the Corvus hawaiiensis isolate bCorHaw1 chromosome 14, bCorHaw1.pri.cur, whole genome shotgun sequence genome encodes:
- the RAB39B gene encoding ras-related protein Rab-39B gives MEAIWLYQFRLIVIGDSTVGKSCLIRRFTEGRFAQISDPTVGVDFFSRLVEIEPGKRIKLQIWDTAGQERFRSITRAYYRNSVGGLLLFDITNRRSFQNVHEWLEETKVHVQPYQIVFVLVGHKCDLDTQRQVTRHEAEKLAAAYGMKYIETSARDAINVEKAFTDLTRDIYELVKRGDISIQEGWEGVKSGFVPNVVHSSEEVVKSDRRCLC, from the exons ATGGAGGCGATCTGGCTGTACCAGTTCCGCCTGATCGTCATCGGCGACTCCACCGTGGGCAAGTCCTGCCTCATCCGCCGCTTCACCGAGGGTCGCTTCGCCCAGATCTCCGACCCCACCGTGGGCGTGgatttcttctccaggctggtgGAGATCGAGCCTGGCAAGAGGATCAAGCTGCAGATCTGGGACACGGCCGGGCAGGAGCGGTTCCG GTCCATCACCAGAGCCTACTACAGGAACTCGGTTGGAGGACTCCTCCTCTTTGACATTACAAACCGCAGGTCTTTCCAGAACGTCCACGAGTGGCTGGAGGAGACCAAGGTGCATGTCCAGCCGTACCAGATCGTCTTTGTTCTGGTAGGTCACAAGTGTGACCTTGACACACAGCGGCAAGTGACCAGGCACGAGGcggagaaactggctgctgcCTATGGTATGAAGTACATTGAGACCTCAGCTCGAGATGCCATTAACGTGGAGAAGGCCTTCACTGATCTGACTCGTGATATATACGAGCTGGTGAAAAGGGGGGACATTTCCATccaggagggatgggaaggggtaaagagtgggtttgtcccaaATGTAGTGCACTCCTCAGAAGAAGTGGTGAAATCAGATAGGCGGTGCTTGTGCTGA
- the LOC125333203 gene encoding synaptotagmin-like protein 2 isoform X2 has protein sequence MLDLSFLTEEEYIKLMKVLQRDAELKKKDGDRIRRIQGSIKDEKKKKFVTGEWFSEVKAKRFQQDLEGPDLLRASIRRKKGKLENEANKHIQMGLESKAVPSPAFPEDVADTGEGRSSRPTLETTEKKILPKPKPRLPVQLSASYKGSSIHDVSSSESDTGVSPFVTATNSFHLSKKGHGVSPLPTKLSEDAVPQPSTAAGEEALDGATGATERPKIPPEETYAPSKIPVKKKPSRTFPRSEQFVNLVGPAENSLTKKEPLASPRPLPTEGESSQAGKQGVNYTISSMSSKEEGIGLDREHFRNLKNFWEKGADSVAVGSSVAELGRAEADGRQFKLCRSLSVQSGQGQDAVEKPGTFTKTKSPYKRTVTLSSSEEEPSCATPARKGSVSLTPRSTYAKSKGGLVTRNDSLSESNGKLLMPEEEKVGQHCSKKSRLPVRAPSIKLESPTKDVSGNTLEPGTPVEELVMAEEHKPTARSQASRVQILIEPVLTDDEGDDAKEERSDLGTLDNMEINGELPEEKMCESSDQLAAGEPSGEREAVQGTDSAVYSEEDGDHSPAAQALARANSINLAKSMVNIYTTTETYNKPHLIPHQFLEPERVKELSRSSPVLLSETESDTASEISFQFNRHKKTPSIGSHSSDMASVSSVSGSVLSVYSGDFGSVDAQGTVEFALDYDEKNREFQVHVSQCKDLAVVDEKKGRSDPYVKTYLLPDKARMGKRKTSVKKRTVNPIYNEVLRYKIEKMVLLIQKLNLSVWHNDPLGRNSFLGEIEIDLASWDWSNRKLNWYPLKPRSLSAVNGVDHRGVMSLSIKYVPPGSLGPKNPPSGEVHIWVKDVKDLLQLRPSGVDSFVKCYVLPDTSKKSYQKTRVIKRDTNPVFNHTIVYDGFHTEDLKDACVELTVWDHEKLTNHFLGGIRLGLGTGLSYGISVDWMDSTQEEVAFWQEMMLAANEWIEGLLPLRSLAGRKKLK, from the exons ATGTTGGACTTGAGCTTCCTGACTGAAGAGGAGTATATAAAGCTGATGAAGGTTCTGCAGAgagatgcagagctgaagaagAAGGATGGGGATCGCATCAG GAGGATACAAGGCTCCATCAAGgatgaaaagaagaagaagtTTGTGACAGGTGAATGGTTTTCGGAAGTGAAGGCAAAACGGTTTCAGCAAGACTTGGAGGGGCCGGATCTACTTCGGGCATCaattagaaggaaaaagggCAAACTAGAAA ATGAGGCCAACAAGCACATCCAGATGGGTCTGGAAAGCAAAGCTGTCCCGAGTCCTGCCTTTCCTGAGGATGTTGCTGATACAGGAGAGggaag ATCCAGTAGACCTACTCTTgaaaccacagaaaagaaaattttgccaAAACCAAAGCCAAGACTTCCTGTCCAGTTGTCTGCATCATACAAG gGATCCAGCATACATGATGTCTCTTCCTCAGAGAGTGACACTGGAGTAAGTCCATTTGTGACTGCAACAAACAGCTTTCATTTGTCTAAGAAAG gTCATGGAGTATCTCCATTGCCCACCAAGCTTTCAGAGGATGCTGTgcctcagcccagcactgcagctggagaagaagCTCTTGATGGGGCCACCGGCGCTACAGAGCGGCCAAAAATTCCACCCGAAGAAACTTACGCTCCCAGCAAGATACCAGTTAAGAAGAAACCAAGCAGAACCTTCCCCAGATCCGAGCAGTTTGTGAATCTTGTGGGGCCAGCAGAGAACAGCCTTACAAAGAAAGAGCCGCTGGCAAGCCCCAGACCACTGCCCACAGAGGGGgaaagcagccaggctgggaagcaGGGCGTGAACTACACGATCTCATCGATGAGCAGCAAAGAGGAGGGTATCGGCCTTGACCGTGAGCACTTCAGGAACTTGAAGAACTtctgggagaagggagcagaCTCGGTGGCAGTGGGGAGCTCGGTGGCGGAGCTGGGCAGGGCGGAGGCAGACGGTCGGCAGTTCAAGCTGTGCCGCTCGCTCTCCGTGCAGTCTGGGCAAGGCCAGGACGCTGTGGAAAAACCTGGCACCTTCACCAAAACAAAGAGTCCCTACAAAAGGACAGTAACGTTGTCTTCTAGCGAGGAAGAGCCAAGCTGTGCCACCCCTGCAAGGAAGGGCTCGGTTTCCCTCACTCCCAGATCCACGTATGCCAAGAGCAAAGGCGGCCTGGTTACAAGAAATGACTCACTGAGTGAAAGCAATGGGAAGCTGCTGATGCCAGAGGAAGAGAAGGTGGGGCAGCACTGCTCCAAGAAATCCAGATTGCCTGTGCGGGCGCCTTCCATCAAACTCGAGTCACCTACCAAGGATGTTTCTGGCAACACGTTGGAGCCAGGGACGCCTGTGGAGGAGCTGGTCATGGCAGAAGAGCACAAGCCCACTGCGAGGTCCCAGGCGAGCAGGGTGCAGATACTGATCGAGCCTGTGCTCACAGATGATGAAGGCGATGATGCAAAAGAGGAAAGATCTGATTTGGGCACTCTTGACAACATGGAAATAAATGGAGAGCTACCTGAGGAAAAAATGTGCGAGTCTTCAGACCAGCTGGCAGCCGGTGAACCAtctggagagagagaggctgttcaggGAACAGACTCAGCTGTTTACTCAG AGGAAGATGGGGATcattctcctgctgctcaggcacTGGCCCGAGCAAATAGCATTAATCTTGCAAAGAGCATGGTGAACATTTACACAACCACAGAGA CATACAATAAACCTCATTTGATACCACATCAATTTCTTGAACCTGAAAGAGTCAAAGAGCTGAGCAGATCCTCTCCTGTCCTGTTGTCTGAG ACTGAATCAGACACAGCTTCAGAAATCAGCTTCCAGTTTAACAGGCACAAGAAGACACCCAGCATTGGCAGCCACTCGTCTGACATGGCTTCTGTCTCCTCG GTGAGTGGCAGTGTGCTCAGTGTCTACAGCGGCGATTTTGGGAGTGTGGATGCCCAAGGAACCGTGGAATTTGCTCTAGACTATGACGAGAAGAACCGGGAGTTCCAGGTCCACGTGTCCCAGTGCAAGGACTTGGCTGTAGTGGATGAGAAGAAAGGCAGATCTGACCC gTATGTTAAAACTTACCTGCTCCCAGACAAAGCTAGGATGGGTAAGAGGAAAACATCAGTGAAGAAGAGGACAGTGAATCCCATTTACAATGAGGTGTTACGG tataaaatagagaaaatggTATTGCTGATCCAAAAATTAAATCTCTCTGTTTGGCACAATGATCCATTGGGACGTAACAGTTTTTTGGGAGAGATTGAAATTGACTTGGCCAGCTGGGACTGGAGCAACAGGAAACTCAACTGGTACCCACTGAAGCCCCGG AGCCTTTCTGCTGTTAATGGTGTGGATCATCGAGGAGTGATGAGTTTGTCCATTAAGTATGTGCCCCCTGGAAGCCTAG GGCCCAAGAATCCTCCCTCTGGCGAAGTTCACATTTGGGTCAAAGATGTCAAGGACCTGCTGCAGTTGCGTCCATCTGGAGTTGACTCCTTTGTGAAGTG CTATGTGCTGCCAGACACCAGTAAGAAGAGCTACCAAAAGACCCGAGTCATAAAGAGAGACACAAACCCTGTTTTCAATCACACCATTGTGTATGATGGCTTTCATACTGAGGATCTGAAGGATGCATGTGTTGAACTCACTGTGTGGGATCATGAAAAGCTTACCAACCATTTCCTTGGAGGAATCAGGCTGGGCCTTGGGACGG GTTTGAGCTATGGCATCTCTGTGGACTGGATGGATTCCACACAGGAGGAGGTGGCCTTTTGGCAGGAGATGATGCTGGCTGCCAATGAATGGATCGAGGGATTGCTACCACTGCGCTCActggcagggaggaaaaaactgaaataa
- the LOC125333203 gene encoding synaptotagmin-like protein 1 isoform X1 has product MLDLSFLTEEEYIKLMKVLQRDAELKKKDGDRIRRIQGSIKDEKKKKFVTGEWFSEVKAKRFQQDLEGPDLLRASIRRKKGKLEIVCCITDEANKHIQMGLESKAVPSPAFPEDVADTGEGRSSRPTLETTEKKILPKPKPRLPVQLSASYKGSSIHDVSSSESDTGVSPFVTATNSFHLSKKGHGVSPLPTKLSEDAVPQPSTAAGEEALDGATGATERPKIPPEETYAPSKIPVKKKPSRTFPRSEQFVNLVGPAENSLTKKEPLASPRPLPTEGESSQAGKQGVNYTISSMSSKEEGIGLDREHFRNLKNFWEKGADSVAVGSSVAELGRAEADGRQFKLCRSLSVQSGQGQDAVEKPGTFTKTKSPYKRTVTLSSSEEEPSCATPARKGSVSLTPRSTYAKSKGGLVTRNDSLSESNGKLLMPEEEKVGQHCSKKSRLPVRAPSIKLESPTKDVSGNTLEPGTPVEELVMAEEHKPTARSQASRVQILIEPVLTDDEGDDAKEERSDLGTLDNMEINGELPEEKMCESSDQLAAGEPSGEREAVQGTDSAVYSEEDGDHSPAAQALARANSINLAKSMVNIYTTTETYNKPHLIPHQFLEPERVKELSRSSPVLLSETESDTASEISFQFNRHKKTPSIGSHSSDMASVSSVSGSVLSVYSGDFGSVDAQGTVEFALDYDEKNREFQVHVSQCKDLAVVDEKKGRSDPYVKTYLLPDKARMGKRKTSVKKRTVNPIYNEVLRYKIEKMVLLIQKLNLSVWHNDPLGRNSFLGEIEIDLASWDWSNRKLNWYPLKPRSLSAVNGVDHRGVMSLSIKYVPPGSLGPKNPPSGEVHIWVKDVKDLLQLRPSGVDSFVKCYVLPDTSKKSYQKTRVIKRDTNPVFNHTIVYDGFHTEDLKDACVELTVWDHEKLTNHFLGGIRLGLGTGLSYGISVDWMDSTQEEVAFWQEMMLAANEWIEGLLPLRSLAGRKKLK; this is encoded by the exons ATGTTGGACTTGAGCTTCCTGACTGAAGAGGAGTATATAAAGCTGATGAAGGTTCTGCAGAgagatgcagagctgaagaagAAGGATGGGGATCGCATCAG GAGGATACAAGGCTCCATCAAGgatgaaaagaagaagaagtTTGTGACAGGTGAATGGTTTTCGGAAGTGAAGGCAAAACGGTTTCAGCAAGACTTGGAGGGGCCGGATCTACTTCGGGCATCaattagaaggaaaaagggCAAACTAGAAA TTGTCTGTTGCATTACAGATGAGGCCAACAAGCACATCCAGATGGGTCTGGAAAGCAAAGCTGTCCCGAGTCCTGCCTTTCCTGAGGATGTTGCTGATACAGGAGAGggaag ATCCAGTAGACCTACTCTTgaaaccacagaaaagaaaattttgccaAAACCAAAGCCAAGACTTCCTGTCCAGTTGTCTGCATCATACAAG gGATCCAGCATACATGATGTCTCTTCCTCAGAGAGTGACACTGGAGTAAGTCCATTTGTGACTGCAACAAACAGCTTTCATTTGTCTAAGAAAG gTCATGGAGTATCTCCATTGCCCACCAAGCTTTCAGAGGATGCTGTgcctcagcccagcactgcagctggagaagaagCTCTTGATGGGGCCACCGGCGCTACAGAGCGGCCAAAAATTCCACCCGAAGAAACTTACGCTCCCAGCAAGATACCAGTTAAGAAGAAACCAAGCAGAACCTTCCCCAGATCCGAGCAGTTTGTGAATCTTGTGGGGCCAGCAGAGAACAGCCTTACAAAGAAAGAGCCGCTGGCAAGCCCCAGACCACTGCCCACAGAGGGGgaaagcagccaggctgggaagcaGGGCGTGAACTACACGATCTCATCGATGAGCAGCAAAGAGGAGGGTATCGGCCTTGACCGTGAGCACTTCAGGAACTTGAAGAACTtctgggagaagggagcagaCTCGGTGGCAGTGGGGAGCTCGGTGGCGGAGCTGGGCAGGGCGGAGGCAGACGGTCGGCAGTTCAAGCTGTGCCGCTCGCTCTCCGTGCAGTCTGGGCAAGGCCAGGACGCTGTGGAAAAACCTGGCACCTTCACCAAAACAAAGAGTCCCTACAAAAGGACAGTAACGTTGTCTTCTAGCGAGGAAGAGCCAAGCTGTGCCACCCCTGCAAGGAAGGGCTCGGTTTCCCTCACTCCCAGATCCACGTATGCCAAGAGCAAAGGCGGCCTGGTTACAAGAAATGACTCACTGAGTGAAAGCAATGGGAAGCTGCTGATGCCAGAGGAAGAGAAGGTGGGGCAGCACTGCTCCAAGAAATCCAGATTGCCTGTGCGGGCGCCTTCCATCAAACTCGAGTCACCTACCAAGGATGTTTCTGGCAACACGTTGGAGCCAGGGACGCCTGTGGAGGAGCTGGTCATGGCAGAAGAGCACAAGCCCACTGCGAGGTCCCAGGCGAGCAGGGTGCAGATACTGATCGAGCCTGTGCTCACAGATGATGAAGGCGATGATGCAAAAGAGGAAAGATCTGATTTGGGCACTCTTGACAACATGGAAATAAATGGAGAGCTACCTGAGGAAAAAATGTGCGAGTCTTCAGACCAGCTGGCAGCCGGTGAACCAtctggagagagagaggctgttcaggGAACAGACTCAGCTGTTTACTCAG AGGAAGATGGGGATcattctcctgctgctcaggcacTGGCCCGAGCAAATAGCATTAATCTTGCAAAGAGCATGGTGAACATTTACACAACCACAGAGA CATACAATAAACCTCATTTGATACCACATCAATTTCTTGAACCTGAAAGAGTCAAAGAGCTGAGCAGATCCTCTCCTGTCCTGTTGTCTGAG ACTGAATCAGACACAGCTTCAGAAATCAGCTTCCAGTTTAACAGGCACAAGAAGACACCCAGCATTGGCAGCCACTCGTCTGACATGGCTTCTGTCTCCTCG GTGAGTGGCAGTGTGCTCAGTGTCTACAGCGGCGATTTTGGGAGTGTGGATGCCCAAGGAACCGTGGAATTTGCTCTAGACTATGACGAGAAGAACCGGGAGTTCCAGGTCCACGTGTCCCAGTGCAAGGACTTGGCTGTAGTGGATGAGAAGAAAGGCAGATCTGACCC gTATGTTAAAACTTACCTGCTCCCAGACAAAGCTAGGATGGGTAAGAGGAAAACATCAGTGAAGAAGAGGACAGTGAATCCCATTTACAATGAGGTGTTACGG tataaaatagagaaaatggTATTGCTGATCCAAAAATTAAATCTCTCTGTTTGGCACAATGATCCATTGGGACGTAACAGTTTTTTGGGAGAGATTGAAATTGACTTGGCCAGCTGGGACTGGAGCAACAGGAAACTCAACTGGTACCCACTGAAGCCCCGG AGCCTTTCTGCTGTTAATGGTGTGGATCATCGAGGAGTGATGAGTTTGTCCATTAAGTATGTGCCCCCTGGAAGCCTAG GGCCCAAGAATCCTCCCTCTGGCGAAGTTCACATTTGGGTCAAAGATGTCAAGGACCTGCTGCAGTTGCGTCCATCTGGAGTTGACTCCTTTGTGAAGTG CTATGTGCTGCCAGACACCAGTAAGAAGAGCTACCAAAAGACCCGAGTCATAAAGAGAGACACAAACCCTGTTTTCAATCACACCATTGTGTATGATGGCTTTCATACTGAGGATCTGAAGGATGCATGTGTTGAACTCACTGTGTGGGATCATGAAAAGCTTACCAACCATTTCCTTGGAGGAATCAGGCTGGGCCTTGGGACGG GTTTGAGCTATGGCATCTCTGTGGACTGGATGGATTCCACACAGGAGGAGGTGGCCTTTTGGCAGGAGATGATGCTGGCTGCCAATGAATGGATCGAGGGATTGCTACCACTGCGCTCActggcagggaggaaaaaactgaaataa
- the LOC125333203 gene encoding synaptotagmin-like protein 4 isoform X3 gives MLDLSFLTEEEYIKLMKVLQRDAELKKKDGDRIRRIQGSIKDEKKKKFVTGEWFSEVKAKRFQQDLEGPDLLRASIRRKKGKLEIVCCITDEANKHIQMGLESKAVPSPAFPEDVADTGEGRSSRPTLETTEKKILPKPKPRLPVQLSASYKGSSIHDVSSSESDTGVSPFVTATNSFHLSKKGHGVSPLPTKLSEDAVPQPSTAAGEEALDGATGATERPKIPPEETYAPSKIPVKKKPSRTFPRSEQFVNLVGPAENSLTKKEPLASPRPLPTEGESSQAGKQGVNYTISSMSSKEEGIGLDREHFRNLKNFWEKGADSVAVGSSVAELGRAEADGRQFKLCRSLSVQSGQGQDAVEKPGTFTKTKSPYKRTVTLSSSEEEPSCATPARKGSVSLTPRSTYAKSKGGLVTRNDSLSESNGKLLMPEEEKVGQHCSKKSRLPVRAPSIKLESPTKDVSGNTLEPGTPVEELVMAEEHKPTARSQASRVQILIEPVLTDDEGDDAKEERSDLGTLDNMEINGELPEEKMCESSDQLAAGEPSGEREAVQGTDSAVYSEEDGDHSPAAQALARANSINLAKSMVNIYTTTETYNKPHLIPHQFLEPERVKELSRSSPVLLSETESDTASEISFQFNRHKKTPSIGSHSSDMASVSSVSGSVLSVYSGDFGSVDAQGTVEFALDYDEKNREFQVHVSQCKDLAVVDEKKGRSDPYVKTYLLPDKARMGKRKTSVKKRTVNPIYNEVLRYKIEKMVLLIQKLNLSVWHNDPLGRNSFLGEIEIDLASWDWSNRKLNWYPLKPRSLSAVNGVDHRGVMSLSIKYVPPGSLAMCCQTPVRRATKRPES, from the exons ATGTTGGACTTGAGCTTCCTGACTGAAGAGGAGTATATAAAGCTGATGAAGGTTCTGCAGAgagatgcagagctgaagaagAAGGATGGGGATCGCATCAG GAGGATACAAGGCTCCATCAAGgatgaaaagaagaagaagtTTGTGACAGGTGAATGGTTTTCGGAAGTGAAGGCAAAACGGTTTCAGCAAGACTTGGAGGGGCCGGATCTACTTCGGGCATCaattagaaggaaaaagggCAAACTAGAAA TTGTCTGTTGCATTACAGATGAGGCCAACAAGCACATCCAGATGGGTCTGGAAAGCAAAGCTGTCCCGAGTCCTGCCTTTCCTGAGGATGTTGCTGATACAGGAGAGggaag ATCCAGTAGACCTACTCTTgaaaccacagaaaagaaaattttgccaAAACCAAAGCCAAGACTTCCTGTCCAGTTGTCTGCATCATACAAG gGATCCAGCATACATGATGTCTCTTCCTCAGAGAGTGACACTGGAGTAAGTCCATTTGTGACTGCAACAAACAGCTTTCATTTGTCTAAGAAAG gTCATGGAGTATCTCCATTGCCCACCAAGCTTTCAGAGGATGCTGTgcctcagcccagcactgcagctggagaagaagCTCTTGATGGGGCCACCGGCGCTACAGAGCGGCCAAAAATTCCACCCGAAGAAACTTACGCTCCCAGCAAGATACCAGTTAAGAAGAAACCAAGCAGAACCTTCCCCAGATCCGAGCAGTTTGTGAATCTTGTGGGGCCAGCAGAGAACAGCCTTACAAAGAAAGAGCCGCTGGCAAGCCCCAGACCACTGCCCACAGAGGGGgaaagcagccaggctgggaagcaGGGCGTGAACTACACGATCTCATCGATGAGCAGCAAAGAGGAGGGTATCGGCCTTGACCGTGAGCACTTCAGGAACTTGAAGAACTtctgggagaagggagcagaCTCGGTGGCAGTGGGGAGCTCGGTGGCGGAGCTGGGCAGGGCGGAGGCAGACGGTCGGCAGTTCAAGCTGTGCCGCTCGCTCTCCGTGCAGTCTGGGCAAGGCCAGGACGCTGTGGAAAAACCTGGCACCTTCACCAAAACAAAGAGTCCCTACAAAAGGACAGTAACGTTGTCTTCTAGCGAGGAAGAGCCAAGCTGTGCCACCCCTGCAAGGAAGGGCTCGGTTTCCCTCACTCCCAGATCCACGTATGCCAAGAGCAAAGGCGGCCTGGTTACAAGAAATGACTCACTGAGTGAAAGCAATGGGAAGCTGCTGATGCCAGAGGAAGAGAAGGTGGGGCAGCACTGCTCCAAGAAATCCAGATTGCCTGTGCGGGCGCCTTCCATCAAACTCGAGTCACCTACCAAGGATGTTTCTGGCAACACGTTGGAGCCAGGGACGCCTGTGGAGGAGCTGGTCATGGCAGAAGAGCACAAGCCCACTGCGAGGTCCCAGGCGAGCAGGGTGCAGATACTGATCGAGCCTGTGCTCACAGATGATGAAGGCGATGATGCAAAAGAGGAAAGATCTGATTTGGGCACTCTTGACAACATGGAAATAAATGGAGAGCTACCTGAGGAAAAAATGTGCGAGTCTTCAGACCAGCTGGCAGCCGGTGAACCAtctggagagagagaggctgttcaggGAACAGACTCAGCTGTTTACTCAG AGGAAGATGGGGATcattctcctgctgctcaggcacTGGCCCGAGCAAATAGCATTAATCTTGCAAAGAGCATGGTGAACATTTACACAACCACAGAGA CATACAATAAACCTCATTTGATACCACATCAATTTCTTGAACCTGAAAGAGTCAAAGAGCTGAGCAGATCCTCTCCTGTCCTGTTGTCTGAG ACTGAATCAGACACAGCTTCAGAAATCAGCTTCCAGTTTAACAGGCACAAGAAGACACCCAGCATTGGCAGCCACTCGTCTGACATGGCTTCTGTCTCCTCG GTGAGTGGCAGTGTGCTCAGTGTCTACAGCGGCGATTTTGGGAGTGTGGATGCCCAAGGAACCGTGGAATTTGCTCTAGACTATGACGAGAAGAACCGGGAGTTCCAGGTCCACGTGTCCCAGTGCAAGGACTTGGCTGTAGTGGATGAGAAGAAAGGCAGATCTGACCC gTATGTTAAAACTTACCTGCTCCCAGACAAAGCTAGGATGGGTAAGAGGAAAACATCAGTGAAGAAGAGGACAGTGAATCCCATTTACAATGAGGTGTTACGG tataaaatagagaaaatggTATTGCTGATCCAAAAATTAAATCTCTCTGTTTGGCACAATGATCCATTGGGACGTAACAGTTTTTTGGGAGAGATTGAAATTGACTTGGCCAGCTGGGACTGGAGCAACAGGAAACTCAACTGGTACCCACTGAAGCCCCGG AGCCTTTCTGCTGTTAATGGTGTGGATCATCGAGGAGTGATGAGTTTGTCCATTAAGTATGTGCCCCCTGGAAGCCTAG CTATGTGCTGCCAGACACCAGTAAGAAGAGCTACCAAAAGACCCGAGTCATAA